A genomic segment from Neobacillus sp. YX16 encodes:
- a CDS encoding helix-turn-helix domain-containing protein — MGKKIAYSEEVKRAVVEMKLSGEYSNREIMDKFGITNVTQVKRWVKWYCEGQQYRLAQGIGKQYSYGKGAEELSENEQLKRENEFLKAQLEILKKYQEIERSWF; from the coding sequence ATGGGGAAGAAAATTGCATATTCAGAAGAAGTTAAAAGGGCAGTTGTTGAGATGAAGTTAAGTGGTGAGTATTCTAATCGTGAAATTATGGACAAGTTTGGTATCACCAATGTTACACAGGTTAAAAGGTGGGTGAAGTGGTATTGTGAAGGGCAACAATATCGCTTAGCACAAGGGATTGGTAAACAATACAGTTATGGTAAAGGTGCTGAGGAATTATCCGAAAATGAGCAATTAAAAAGAGAAAATGAGTTCTTAAAGGCACAATTAGAAATTTTAAAAAAGTACCAAGAAATCGAGAGGAGTTGGTTCTAG
- a CDS encoding helix-turn-helix domain-containing protein, which produces MTKNTKYYTPDCGLAKVQQMLGGKWKLVLLWYLSEKPRRFGEIHRCFPEITQAMLTKQLRELEQDKLIHREVFKQVPPKVEYSLTDLGLKFFPIIKAMNDWGEENLED; this is translated from the coding sequence ATGACTAAAAATACTAAATACTACACACCTGACTGTGGTTTAGCAAAAGTTCAACAAATGTTAGGAGGTAAGTGGAAACTGGTACTACTATGGTATCTTTCAGAGAAGCCAAGACGATTTGGGGAGATCCATCGATGTTTTCCTGAAATTACTCAAGCCATGTTGACCAAGCAGTTGAGAGAATTAGAGCAGGATAAATTAATCCATCGTGAAGTGTTCAAGCAAGTCCCACCTAAAGTAGAGTATTCCTTAACAGATTTAGGATTAAAATTCTTCCCAATTATAAAAGCAATGAATGATTGGGGAGAGGAAAATCTAGAGGATTGA
- a CDS encoding IS3 family transposase: MVLEAVIDLVEKLKDKNSVALLCKSLEIPRSTYYRWKNQKSKGKTELEEQIFEICKRHKFLIVHRTVRAWLNRDYKRKVNRNTVQRIMQKYNLQCRVKPMMEHIIIEDDLGKGNWFLKYNVIEIKRSII, from the coding sequence TTGGTTCTAGAAGCTGTAATCGACTTAGTAGAAAAATTAAAAGATAAAAATAGTGTAGCTTTACTTTGTAAATCTTTAGAAATACCTAGATCAACTTACTATAGGTGGAAAAATCAGAAGTCAAAAGGTAAAACTGAACTTGAAGAACAAATTTTTGAAATTTGTAAACGTCATAAATTTCTAATTGTCCATCGGACAGTCAGAGCCTGGCTAAATCGTGATTATAAGAGAAAGGTTAATCGTAATACTGTACAACGGATCATGCAAAAATATAATCTGCAATGCCGGGTTAAGCCCATGATGGAACATATAATAATAGAAGATGATTTAGGAAAGGGAAATTGGTTCTTGAAATATAATGTAATTGAAATAAAAAGAAGCATAATTTAG